One genomic window of Cricetulus griseus strain 17A/GY chromosome 3, alternate assembly CriGri-PICRH-1.0, whole genome shotgun sequence includes the following:
- the Chmp1a gene encoding charged multivesicular body protein 1a — MATACRARRTEAPPKAQLRLLARVSRATGNISDPGSPPGHSWSVRSRPLRRPEGCTTRLAMDDTLFQLKFTAKQLEKLAKKAEKDSKAEQAKVKKALQQKNVECARVYAENAIRKKNEGVNWLRMASRVDAVASKVQTAVTMKGVTKNMAQVTKALDKALSAMDLQKVSAVMDRFEQQVQNLDVHTSVMEDSVSSATTLTTPQEQVDSLIVQIAEENGLEVLDQLSQLPEGASAVGESSVRSQEDQLSRRLAALRN, encoded by the exons ATGGCAACCGCGTGCCGCGCGAGACGTACCGAAGCCCCACCCAAGGCCCAGCTCCGCCTTCTCGCGAGAGTAAGCCGCGCGACCGGAAACATTAGCGACCCCGGAAGTCCTCCCGGGCACAGCTGGTCCGTAAGATCTCGTCCCCTTCGCCGCCCCGAGGGGTGCACTACTCGATTGGCCATGGACG ATACCCTGTTCCAGTTGAAG TTCACAGCAAAGCAGCTAGAGAAACTAGCGAAGAAGGCAGAGAAGGACTCCAAGGCTGAGCAGGCCAAAGTAAAGAAG GCCCTTCAGCAGAAAAATGTGGAATGTGCCCGTGTGTATGCTGAAAATGCCATCCGCAAGAAGAATGAAGGTGTAAACTGGCTCCGGATGGCATCCCGTGTGGATGCAGTAGCCTCCAAGGTGCAAACAGCTGTGACCATGAAGGGG GTGACCAAGAACATGGCACAGGTGACCAAGGCTCTGGACAAAGCGCTGAGTGCCATGGATCTTCAGAAGGTGTCTGCAGTGATGGATAGGTTTGAGCAGCAGGTGCAGAACCTGGATGTGCACACATCG GTAATGGAGGATTCTGTGAGCTCTGCCACCACGCTGACCACACCTCAGGAGCAGGTAGACAGCCTCATTGTACAGATTGCTGAGGAAAATGGCTTGGAGGTCTTAGACCAGCTCAGTCAGCTTCCAGAGGGCGCTTCTGCCGTGGGCGAAAGCTCTGTGCGCAGCCAGGAGGACCAGCTGTCTCGGAG GTTGGCTGCCCTGAGAAATTAG